GCCCTATCCTTCAAGGCATCCTTGAGCAAATGGGTCAAAGCTGTCACCTCGCAAGGCCCAACCCAGCCTGCTTCTGCCTGCCGCACTTCCTCACAGATATGCACCTGGTCTGAAATTACTACAGGTGCGCCCATTGCCATCGCTTCCGCCACCGCAATGCCAAAGTTTTCGTAGTAGGACGGTAACACAAACAAATCAGCATTTTGCAGCAATGCAGCTTTCGTTTCTCCGGAGGCGAACCCAGTCACTGTAGTGTGGGGAGCGAGCGGGGAGGCTTGAATTTGGCTCCGAATCGCCGCTTCATAATCTGGATCTTGGGGGTTTCCACCTGCCAGGACAAAATGAAATTCGATTTTTTCTGCTAGCAAAGTTTCTAGAGCAGGCAACAGCAGATCCAACCCCTTCTTAGGGTCAATCCGGGACATAAACAGAACGAGGGGGCGATCGCTGGGAATGCCTAACTGGGCGCGAATTGCTTCGGGGTGAGCAGACAACTCCGGTAAGCTCACACCCAGCGGCATGACTAAATCTTTAGTGGTCAGCCCGAATCGCTCGGAGATTTTGGCTTCTTGGTCACTGGTGAAGTGAATTGCTGCGGCCCCAGCCAGATTAGGCCGCTCTAGCAACGCTGCATAAATCTGCTTTAGTTGTTTTTTCTTGCGT
The genomic region above belongs to Trichocoleus desertorum ATA4-8-CV12 and contains:
- the hpsP gene encoding hormogonium polysaccharide biosynthesis glycosyltransferase HpsP; its protein translation is MRVLQIVPSISLVYGGPSQMVLGLSGALAAQGVEVTILTTDSNGDAGQAPLEVPLDRSVEQDGYQIRYFRCSPFRRYKFSLGLLQWLAKHAHSFDLAHIHALFSPVSTAAATIARSQQLPYLLRPLGTLDPADLRKKKQLKQIYAALLERPNLAGAAAIHFTSDQEAKISERFGLTTKDLVMPLGVSLPELSAHPEAIRAQLGIPSDRPLVLFMSRIDPKKGLDLLLPALETLLAEKIEFHFVLAGGNPQDPDYEAAIRSQIQASPLAPHTTVTGFASGETKAALLQNADLFVLPSYYENFGIAVAEAMAMGAPVVISDQVHICEEVRQAEAGWVGPCEVTALTHLLKDALKDRAERQRRGQRAKVYALQHYSWPAIAQQMIQSYQKILATTTR